Proteins co-encoded in one Saprospira grandis genomic window:
- the ligA gene encoding NAD-dependent DNA ligase LigA — translation MRYSAQEQKELFERSKALLAQKPLPTEEAVIQELIALITYHEWRYYVLDQPLLSDYEYDQLFRELKRLEEAAPQWVFPHSPTQRVSSDLTEGFPTVEHLTPTLSLENSENMEDLQDFEQRLRRLLPEDLAQNELAYCVEPKFDGGTIVLVYENDQLVRAATRGNGEKGDEITANARAIASIPLQANFSKYGIQKVELRGEALIRKDRFERVNEKRAAAGEALFANPRNAATGCLRLKDPQQVKARSLEAFVYQMGFAVNAEAENVLDQFESHWDILACLADLGFKVPTADKERALCPNITAVGDFCAQWEAQREDYAYEIDGMVVKLNNLALQEICGYTNHHPRWAIAYKFTAKEASSILETVEYQVGRTGAITPVAKIRPVELAGVTVSSVSLHNAEQIAEKDLRIGDHVLVKRAGDVIPQIVKPLEDLRTGEEQPIVFPSNCPVCDSLLERPEGEAVWRCINPDCEAQILERIKHFVSKGAMDISGFGAAYVEKFYEEGLLHGLADVYRLDYEKIAQFEGFGQRSVAKLQEAIEASKNQPIFRLIYALGLRHVGAGNAKILAAVVSDIRELKNWSIEQLSELKDVGPKMAQSVYDSFQLPAIQQLLEELGELGLNLKQLEEEKPQDGPKEGPFANKKVLFTGSLQEMSRSEAKKRLLAAGGIAASSVSKNLDFLVVGEKAGSKLKKAQDLGINILTEAEFLAQLDGQS, via the coding sequence ATGCGTTACTCTGCTCAAGAGCAAAAAGAATTATTTGAGCGCTCTAAAGCGCTCTTGGCCCAAAAGCCATTGCCTACAGAAGAGGCTGTTATTCAGGAGCTAATTGCCCTGATTACTTATCATGAATGGCGCTATTATGTGCTCGATCAGCCCCTGCTGAGTGATTATGAATATGATCAGTTATTTCGAGAATTGAAGCGCTTGGAAGAGGCGGCTCCCCAATGGGTTTTCCCGCATTCGCCCACGCAAAGAGTGTCTAGCGACCTGACAGAGGGCTTTCCGACGGTGGAGCATCTGACGCCTACGCTTTCTTTGGAGAACTCTGAAAATATGGAGGATCTTCAGGATTTTGAGCAGCGTCTTCGCCGTTTGTTACCCGAAGATTTGGCCCAAAATGAACTGGCCTATTGTGTAGAACCCAAGTTTGATGGGGGAACAATTGTGTTGGTTTATGAAAATGATCAGTTGGTTCGTGCCGCCACTCGCGGAAATGGAGAAAAAGGCGATGAAATCACGGCCAATGCCCGTGCCATTGCTAGCATTCCCTTACAGGCCAATTTTAGTAAATACGGCATCCAAAAAGTGGAACTGCGCGGAGAGGCCCTGATCCGAAAAGATCGTTTTGAGCGGGTCAATGAAAAGCGTGCCGCCGCAGGAGAGGCCCTTTTTGCCAACCCCAGAAATGCCGCAACGGGTTGCCTTCGCCTAAAAGATCCACAGCAAGTAAAAGCCCGATCATTAGAGGCTTTTGTCTATCAAATGGGCTTTGCGGTTAATGCCGAAGCCGAAAATGTTTTGGACCAATTTGAGAGCCATTGGGATATTTTGGCCTGTTTGGCCGACCTAGGTTTTAAGGTCCCAACGGCCGATAAAGAGCGGGCACTTTGCCCCAATATTACCGCCGTAGGCGATTTTTGCGCCCAATGGGAGGCCCAAAGAGAAGATTATGCCTACGAAATTGATGGCATGGTGGTCAAGCTGAATAACTTGGCCCTACAAGAAATTTGCGGCTACACCAATCATCATCCCCGCTGGGCGATTGCCTATAAATTTACGGCCAAAGAGGCCAGTTCTATCCTAGAAACCGTAGAATATCAGGTGGGCCGAACGGGGGCCATTACGCCCGTGGCCAAAATTCGCCCTGTCGAGTTGGCTGGGGTGACCGTGAGCTCGGTTTCTCTACATAATGCTGAGCAAATTGCCGAAAAAGATTTGCGCATTGGCGATCATGTACTGGTCAAAAGAGCGGGAGATGTAATCCCCCAAATCGTTAAACCCCTAGAGGATTTGCGGACAGGGGAGGAGCAGCCCATCGTTTTTCCAAGCAATTGTCCCGTTTGCGATTCTTTGCTGGAACGTCCTGAGGGCGAAGCCGTTTGGCGCTGTATCAACCCCGATTGTGAGGCCCAAATCCTAGAGCGCATCAAGCATTTTGTCTCTAAGGGAGCTATGGATATTTCTGGTTTTGGCGCCGCTTATGTCGAGAAGTTTTATGAGGAGGGCCTGCTGCATGGCCTAGCCGATGTTTACCGCCTAGATTATGAAAAAATTGCTCAGTTCGAGGGCTTTGGCCAGCGCTCTGTAGCCAAATTGCAAGAGGCGATTGAGGCCTCCAAAAATCAACCGATTTTCCGCCTCATTTATGCCCTTGGCCTGCGGCATGTGGGGGCGGGTAATGCCAAGATTTTGGCGGCGGTGGTCTCCGATATCCGAGAACTCAAAAATTGGAGCATCGAGCAGCTCAGCGAGCTAAAGGATGTGGGCCCAAAAATGGCCCAGTCGGTCTATGATAGCTTTCAATTGCCGGCCATCCAACAGTTGTTGGAGGAGCTAGGCGAATTGGGCCTCAACCTCAAACAATTAGAAGAAGAAAAACCCCAAGATGGCCCCAAAGAAGGCCCCTTTGCCAATAAAAAGGTCCTGTTTACGGGCAGTTTGCAAGAGATGAGCCGCTCGGAAGCCAAAAAACGCCTGCTGGCCGCTGGGGGCATTGCCGCCTCTTCGGTCTCCAAAAATCTAGACTTTTTGGTAGTGGGCGAAAAAGCCGGCTCCAAACTCAAAAAAGCCCAAGATTTGGGCATCAATATCCTTACAGAAGCAGAATTTTTAGCCCAACTAGACGGGCAGTCGTAA
- a CDS encoding YbjN domain-containing protein, which yields MKQLADYYATIEAAIQKLGVDPKVCRTDKENRWHLHRGNAQVVVLLRESTTFEQKKRPSLVIVSPIVVVPAAIEARQELMELILKTNHQLITESFSMTREQAGHEVVYLSSTYFIEEMSVEEIEYSLSSQSYFALQFTSLLRKRFMGIDDKETSKKEHTPFKLDDE from the coding sequence ATGAAACAACTAGCTGATTACTACGCTACTATTGAAGCGGCTATCCAGAAATTGGGCGTAGACCCCAAGGTCTGCCGCACCGACAAAGAAAACCGCTGGCATTTGCATCGCGGCAATGCCCAAGTTGTGGTCCTCCTCAGAGAATCGACCACTTTTGAGCAGAAAAAACGCCCTAGCCTCGTGATCGTTTCGCCTATCGTGGTGGTGCCCGCCGCTATCGAAGCTCGTCAGGAGTTAATGGAGTTAATCCTCAAAACGAACCACCAACTCATTACCGAGAGCTTCTCGATGACCAGAGAACAGGCTGGCCATGAGGTGGTTTACCTCAGCTCTACTTACTTTATCGAGGAGATGAGCGTGGAGGAAATTGAGTACTCGCTAAGCAGCCAGAGCTATTTTGCCCTGCAATTTACTAGCCTGCTCAGAAAGCGCTTTATGGGCATTGATGATAAAGAAACAAGCAAAAAGGAACATACGCCTTTCAAATTAGATGATGAGTAA
- the nadB gene encoding L-aspartate oxidase produces MKKVDILVLGSGVAGLSFAIRMAQKQPQTSIAVLSKTISSESNTSYAQGGVAAVWDDQKDSYQKHIEDTLDAGDGLCDEEIVRIVVEEGPSRVRELIDWGTRFDKEKQEEQYDLGREGGHSENRILHYKDITGREIQRALLAKAKELPNIEVLEHHFAIDLLTQHHLGRWVTRLSPNIECYGCYSLNLKTNRAERILAKATVMASGGAGQVYKSTTNPTIATGDGMAMTYRAKGRVRNMEFVQFHPTALYNPAGENPVFLVSEAVRGFGGILKDAEGQEFMQKYDPRKSLAPRDIVARAIDQEMKNSGSDCMYLDCRHLDQEAFLAHFPNIYEKCKSIGIDPFEQMIPVVPACHYFCGGIETDAWGQTSIHRLYACGECTSTGLHGANRLASNSLLEGLVFADRIAKDLDQKLAEWDWKEGIPAWEATGSQDPKELVLITQSMKELKEIMSSYVGIVRSNLRLERAFSRLRLLYEETEELYNKSRISPALCELRNLITVAYLVTRSAAIRRESRGLHFTTDYPNRQEYLDDTRL; encoded by the coding sequence ATGAAAAAAGTAGATATTTTGGTCTTGGGCTCTGGCGTGGCCGGACTCAGCTTTGCCATTCGGATGGCCCAAAAACAGCCCCAAACGAGTATTGCCGTACTCAGCAAAACCATCTCTTCAGAGAGTAATACCAGCTATGCCCAAGGTGGGGTGGCTGCCGTTTGGGACGATCAGAAAGACTCTTACCAAAAGCATATTGAAGACACCCTAGATGCTGGCGATGGCCTCTGTGATGAGGAAATTGTTCGGATTGTAGTAGAAGAGGGCCCTAGCCGAGTGCGCGAGCTCATTGACTGGGGCACTCGCTTTGACAAAGAAAAGCAGGAAGAACAGTATGATTTGGGCCGAGAAGGCGGACATTCAGAAAACCGCATCTTGCATTATAAAGACATCACTGGCCGAGAAATTCAGCGGGCATTGTTGGCCAAAGCCAAAGAGCTCCCCAATATTGAAGTCTTAGAGCATCATTTTGCTATTGACCTCTTGACGCAGCATCATTTGGGCCGTTGGGTCACTCGACTTAGTCCCAATATTGAGTGCTATGGTTGCTACTCCCTCAACTTAAAAACTAATCGAGCGGAGCGCATTTTGGCCAAAGCCACTGTTATGGCTTCTGGTGGTGCGGGACAGGTCTATAAATCGACCACCAACCCAACGATTGCCACAGGAGACGGCATGGCCATGACCTATCGGGCCAAAGGAAGAGTGCGAAATATGGAATTTGTGCAATTTCACCCTACCGCCCTTTATAATCCCGCTGGAGAAAATCCCGTTTTCTTGGTCTCTGAGGCCGTCCGTGGATTTGGAGGCATCTTAAAAGATGCCGAGGGCCAAGAATTCATGCAGAAATACGACCCCCGAAAATCTTTGGCCCCTCGTGATATTGTGGCTAGAGCCATTGACCAAGAGATGAAAAATAGTGGCTCTGACTGCATGTATTTAGATTGTCGGCATTTGGATCAGGAAGCATTTTTGGCCCATTTTCCCAATATTTATGAAAAATGCAAAAGCATCGGTATCGATCCCTTTGAGCAGATGATCCCCGTAGTACCCGCCTGCCATTACTTTTGTGGCGGCATTGAAACCGATGCTTGGGGACAAACCTCTATCCATCGCCTTTATGCCTGCGGCGAATGCACCAGCACCGGCCTACATGGGGCCAACCGCCTAGCTTCCAACTCCTTGCTAGAGGGCCTCGTCTTTGCCGATCGCATTGCCAAGGATCTGGACCAAAAACTAGCAGAATGGGACTGGAAAGAGGGGATTCCCGCCTGGGAAGCCACAGGCAGTCAAGACCCCAAAGAATTGGTCCTCATTACCCAAAGTATGAAAGAGCTCAAAGAAATTATGAGTAGTTATGTGGGTATTGTACGCTCTAACCTGCGTTTGGAGCGGGCCTTTTCTCGCTTGCGCCTACTCTATGAAGAGACAGAAGAACTATATAACAAAAGTAGAATTTCGCCTGCGCTTTGCGAGCTGCGCAACCTGATTACCGTGGCCTATTTGGTCACTCGCTCGGCGGCTATCCGCCGAGAAAGTCGGGGGCTACATTTTACGACTGATTATCCCAACCGACAAGAGTATTTAGATGATACTCGCCTATAA
- a CDS encoding anhydro-N-acetylmuramic acid kinase, whose amino-acid sequence MSSKNYYILGLMSGSSLDGLDLAYCRMQWGQNGLENWELLAAQSLPYSNSWEDRLRALPQQSALIYAKTDQYFGFYMAELVQQFLAQNNIRRLDFIASHGHTVFHEPDKRFGAQIGRGSALAALTKRPVISDFRSQDLSLSGEGAPLAPIADAYLFPGYNYYLNLGGIANLSAKAGQNWRAFDFAPANQLLNFLAQEKGASYDKGGQWASQGEVQEELLATLLSDPFYQQTYPKSLSNAWVQGPQLRILAEFEASTEDKLATVCELIGISLRQSILDLQKEEGFGQAGKLLVSGGGAFNHYLLGQLQAYVEDLGIEIFLPDNNIIEFKEALLMALLGLLRWEKQTNAWPQVTGAKKASINGGIHWPPPKS is encoded by the coding sequence ATGTCCAGCAAAAACTACTATATCCTTGGCCTAATGTCAGGCTCCTCCCTAGATGGACTAGACCTCGCCTACTGCCGTATGCAATGGGGCCAAAACGGCCTAGAAAACTGGGAGCTGCTCGCCGCCCAAAGCCTACCCTACTCCAACAGTTGGGAGGATCGGCTGCGGGCCCTACCCCAGCAATCGGCCCTCATTTATGCCAAAACCGACCAATACTTTGGCTTTTATATGGCCGAATTAGTGCAGCAGTTTTTGGCCCAAAACAACATTCGGCGGCTCGACTTCATTGCCTCGCATGGACATACCGTTTTTCATGAGCCCGATAAACGTTTTGGAGCACAAATTGGGCGGGGCAGCGCCTTGGCCGCCCTCACAAAACGGCCCGTGATTAGCGACTTTAGAAGCCAAGACCTCAGTTTGTCTGGAGAAGGTGCCCCCCTAGCCCCCATTGCCGACGCCTACCTATTTCCGGGCTACAATTATTACCTCAACCTAGGCGGCATTGCCAACTTATCGGCCAAGGCAGGCCAAAACTGGCGCGCCTTTGACTTTGCCCCAGCCAACCAGCTACTCAACTTTTTGGCCCAAGAAAAGGGCGCTAGCTATGATAAAGGCGGCCAATGGGCCAGCCAAGGAGAGGTTCAAGAAGAATTACTGGCCACCCTGCTCTCCGACCCATTTTATCAGCAAACTTATCCCAAATCGCTCTCTAATGCTTGGGTGCAAGGACCACAGCTCCGCATCTTAGCCGAATTTGAGGCGAGTACAGAAGATAAACTGGCTACAGTTTGCGAACTCATTGGAATTAGCCTGCGCCAAAGCATTTTGGACCTCCAAAAAGAGGAGGGCTTTGGGCAGGCCGGTAAACTCTTGGTCTCTGGTGGGGGCGCTTTTAATCACTACCTTTTGGGCCAATTACAAGCCTATGTAGAAGATTTGGGCATTGAGATTTTTCTGCCCGACAACAACATTATCGAATTTAAAGAAGCCCTACTAATGGCCCTACTTGGCCTACTGCGTTGGGAAAAACAAACAAATGCCTGGCCCCAAGTGACCGGCGCAAAAAAAGCAAGTATCAATGGGGGTATCCACTGGCCGCCCCCCAAATCTTAA
- a CDS encoding NAD+ synthase — protein sequence MKIAIAQLNYHIGHFEQNLAKMLRATEEAKAQGADIVVFGELASTGYPARDFLEFDDFIAKSDALVQELAEAAQGIAIVLGAPSRNPVPEGKDLYNSAYFLADGKILHRQHKALLPTYDIFDEYRYFEPATEFKLVEYKGYKIALSICEDIWNVGNENPLYTICPLDEQFKQSPDFILNLSASPFSFSQAQERLAIIKENVQRYKLPFFYVNHVGAQTEIIFDGGSAVFSPNAELFEELPYFEECIKTFDLKSVRLGQTPKAQTKEKMQLIEDALILGIRDYFGKLGLKKAIFGLSGGIDSAVVAVLAAKALGPQNVRCLLMPSQFSSQHSIQDARQLAQNLNIQYDTIFIEDIYKAYQKELAPIFAGTNFDLAEENLQARARGMLLMAVSNKFGNILLNTSNKSEAAVGYGTLYGDMAGGLSIIGDLYKTEVFELARFMNMEGELIPENIISKPPSAELRPDQFDSDSLPDYNILDQILFQYIERRQGPKEIIQQGFDAQLVRRVLKMVNRNEFKRAQTPPTLRISRKAFGMGRRMPIVGRYLN from the coding sequence ATGAAAATTGCAATCGCTCAACTCAACTACCATATTGGCCACTTTGAACAAAACTTGGCCAAAATGCTTCGAGCTACAGAAGAAGCCAAGGCCCAAGGGGCTGATATTGTTGTTTTTGGAGAATTGGCTAGCACGGGTTACCCCGCTAGAGATTTCTTAGAATTTGATGATTTTATTGCCAAAAGCGATGCTTTGGTCCAAGAGTTAGCCGAAGCGGCTCAGGGTATTGCCATTGTGCTCGGCGCCCCCTCTCGCAATCCCGTTCCAGAAGGCAAAGACCTCTATAATTCTGCTTACTTTTTGGCGGATGGCAAAATTTTGCATCGGCAGCATAAGGCCCTTTTGCCCACTTACGATATTTTTGATGAGTATCGTTACTTTGAGCCCGCTACTGAATTTAAATTGGTAGAGTATAAGGGCTATAAAATTGCGCTTTCTATTTGTGAGGACATCTGGAATGTAGGCAATGAAAATCCACTTTATACGATCTGCCCCCTCGATGAGCAGTTTAAACAGAGCCCTGATTTTATTCTCAATCTATCGGCTTCGCCTTTTAGTTTCTCTCAGGCCCAAGAGCGCCTAGCTATTATCAAGGAGAATGTGCAGCGCTATAAGTTGCCTTTTTTCTATGTGAATCATGTGGGTGCCCAAACGGAAATCATTTTTGATGGAGGCTCGGCGGTTTTCTCCCCCAATGCAGAGCTTTTTGAAGAGCTGCCTTATTTTGAGGAGTGCATCAAAACCTTTGACCTTAAGTCGGTGCGCCTAGGCCAAACGCCCAAGGCCCAAACCAAAGAAAAAATGCAACTGATTGAAGATGCTTTGATTCTCGGTATCCGCGATTATTTTGGCAAATTGGGCCTAAAGAAAGCCATTTTTGGCCTTTCTGGCGGCATTGACTCTGCTGTGGTGGCGGTTTTGGCAGCCAAGGCCTTGGGCCCACAAAATGTGCGCTGCCTGCTCATGCCTTCTCAGTTTTCTTCTCAGCATTCTATTCAGGATGCACGGCAATTGGCCCAAAATCTCAATATTCAGTACGATACCATTTTTATTGAGGATATTTACAAGGCTTATCAAAAGGAGTTGGCTCCTATTTTTGCAGGCACCAATTTCGATTTGGCCGAGGAAAACCTACAGGCCCGAGCTCGTGGTATGCTCCTGATGGCGGTCTCGAATAAGTTTGGTAATATCCTGCTCAATACCTCTAATAAGAGTGAGGCAGCGGTGGGCTACGGCACGCTCTATGGCGATATGGCTGGCGGCCTCTCCATTATTGGCGACCTCTACAAAACTGAGGTTTTTGAGCTTGCCCGCTTTATGAATATGGAGGGCGAATTGATTCCAGAAAATATTATTAGCAAGCCCCCCAGTGCCGAACTTCGCCCCGATCAGTTTGATAGTGATAGTTTGCCCGACTATAATATTCTGGACCAAATTTTATTTCAGTACATTGAGCGCCGCCAAGGCCCCAAAGAGATCATCCAACAAGGTTTTGACGCTCAGTTGGTCCGCCGAGTGCTCAAAATGGTCAATCGCAATGAGTTTAAGCGGGCCCAAACGCCCCCTACGCTCCGCATTTCGAGAAAGGCTTTTGGAATGGGCCGCAGAATGCCTATTGTAGGTCGCTATTTGAATTAG
- the dapA gene encoding 4-hydroxy-tetrahydrodipicolinate synthase codes for MYASLIRQLRGTGVALVTPFKAGQIDYPALQKLIDHCIEGGVEFLVSMGTTGESVTLSKEEKKALLAFTKKAIAGRVPLVLGHGGNNTAALIEELQAIDLEGVDAILSASPAYNKPSQEGIYQHYMEFAANCPLPIILYNVPGRTSSNISAATCIRLAKASKQFIGVKEASGNLGQAMEIIQGAPREFALWSGDDNLTLALIALGGDGVISVVGNAYPLRFSEMVRHGLEDEFREARALHYTLSQLVDLLFVEGNPAGIKWVLNAIGIMENELRLPLVPMQNEPYIKALKAEVDALR; via the coding sequence ATGTACGCTTCTCTTATTCGGCAATTGCGTGGTACTGGGGTCGCCCTAGTTACCCCCTTCAAAGCTGGCCAAATTGATTATCCCGCACTGCAAAAACTCATTGACCACTGTATTGAGGGGGGCGTAGAGTTTTTAGTGAGCATGGGCACCACTGGCGAGTCGGTTACGCTCTCTAAGGAAGAGAAAAAAGCCTTGTTGGCCTTTACAAAAAAGGCGATTGCCGGCCGTGTACCCTTGGTTTTGGGCCATGGAGGCAACAATACCGCCGCCCTAATCGAAGAGCTGCAAGCTATTGATTTGGAGGGTGTTGACGCTATTCTATCGGCTTCTCCAGCCTATAACAAACCCAGTCAAGAGGGTATTTATCAGCATTATATGGAGTTTGCGGCCAATTGTCCCTTGCCCATTATTCTCTATAATGTGCCTGGCCGAACCAGCAGTAATATTTCTGCCGCCACTTGCATCCGCTTGGCCAAGGCCAGCAAGCAGTTTATTGGCGTGAAGGAAGCCTCTGGCAATTTGGGCCAAGCGATGGAGATTATCCAGGGAGCGCCCAGAGAGTTTGCCCTTTGGTCTGGCGATGACAACCTCACTTTGGCCCTGATCGCATTGGGTGGCGATGGCGTGATTTCGGTGGTGGGCAATGCCTATCCTCTGCGCTTTTCGGAGATGGTCCGTCATGGCCTAGAAGATGAGTTTCGGGAGGCCCGGGCCCTGCACTACACCCTCAGCCAATTGGTAGATTTGCTCTTTGTAGAGGGCAATCCCGCCGGCATCAAATGGGTGCTCAACGCCATTGGCATTATGGAAAATGAGTTGCGTTTGCCTTTGGTCCCCATGCAAAACGAGCCGTATATCAAGGCCCTAAAAGCCGAGGTAGATGCGCTTCGATAA
- a CDS encoding DUF6913 domain-containing protein, with protein sequence MGLKSGLQQMAYKQALKPHLAQQPAPQALNFLQLQKIAILFDASSASNTEAILAYAKSLQKMKKEVQLLAYWPEKELPEGLPYEAFSTKELNWAGVPKGEQIDAFLAHKYDLLIALYVGEQLPLDFLLQAAPSKMRLGFFEEGRTDQFDLMVHAAKKPMSELLKEIHQYLERINKK encoded by the coding sequence ATGGGATTAAAGTCTGGCCTTCAGCAAATGGCCTATAAGCAAGCATTAAAACCACATTTGGCGCAGCAACCTGCTCCGCAGGCCCTCAATTTTTTGCAATTGCAAAAGATTGCCATTCTCTTTGATGCCAGCTCGGCCTCAAATACAGAAGCGATTTTGGCCTATGCGAAGAGTTTGCAAAAAATGAAAAAGGAGGTGCAGCTTTTGGCCTATTGGCCCGAAAAAGAACTGCCTGAAGGACTACCCTATGAGGCCTTTTCTACTAAGGAACTCAATTGGGCGGGGGTCCCTAAAGGAGAACAAATTGATGCTTTTTTGGCCCATAAATATGATTTGCTCATTGCCCTTTATGTTGGCGAACAGTTGCCGCTCGACTTTCTGCTGCAGGCCGCCCCTAGCAAAATGCGACTGGGTTTCTTTGAAGAAGGCCGTACCGATCAATTTGATTTGATGGTGCATGCCGCCAAAAAACCCATGTCCGAGCTCCTAAAAGAAATTCATCAGTATTTAGAACGCATAAACAAAAAATAG
- a CDS encoding acetyl-CoA carboxylase carboxyltransferase subunit alpha, with product MVFLDFEQPLEELHNKMEALRERQDLTEEEIEEQVAKLEKLQSTLRRKIYNNLTGWQRVQLSRHPKRPYTLSYIEMMCSRFVEMQGDRCFRDDKAIVGGVGRLDNMTVMFVGHQKGADTKARQYRNFGMPNPEGYRKALRLFKTAERFNMPIVCLIDTPGAFPGIEAEDRGQAEAIARNLFEMARLTVPVICVIIGEGASGGALGIGVGNRIFMLENTWYTVISPESCSNILWKTIDYKKEAAEALKLTAPDALELGIIDGVVKEPLGGAHIQPEAMAKALKKHLKKEINELKKLSPEELVAQRIEKFSAMGPTETIKK from the coding sequence ATGGTATTTCTAGATTTTGAACAACCCCTAGAAGAACTACATAATAAAATGGAGGCGCTCCGCGAACGCCAAGACCTGACCGAAGAAGAAATTGAGGAGCAGGTAGCAAAGTTGGAGAAATTGCAATCTACTTTGCGTCGCAAAATTTATAACAACCTAACGGGTTGGCAGCGGGTACAGCTTTCTCGTCACCCCAAGCGTCCTTACACCCTTTCTTATATTGAGATGATGTGTAGCCGTTTTGTAGAAATGCAGGGCGACCGTTGTTTCCGTGATGATAAGGCGATCGTTGGTGGTGTAGGTCGTTTGGACAATATGACGGTGATGTTTGTGGGCCACCAAAAAGGGGCCGACACCAAAGCCCGTCAGTACCGCAATTTTGGTATGCCCAACCCAGAGGGCTACCGCAAGGCTTTGCGCCTTTTCAAAACGGCAGAGCGCTTTAATATGCCTATCGTTTGCTTGATTGACACCCCCGGTGCTTTTCCGGGTATTGAGGCCGAAGACCGTGGACAGGCCGAGGCCATTGCCCGCAACCTCTTTGAAATGGCCCGTTTGACCGTTCCCGTTATCTGTGTCATCATTGGCGAAGGGGCATCTGGTGGTGCCTTGGGCATTGGTGTGGGCAACCGCATCTTTATGTTGGAAAACACTTGGTATACCGTTATTTCGCCAGAATCTTGCTCTAATATCCTTTGGAAAACCATCGATTATAAGAAAGAAGCTGCCGAGGCCCTAAAATTGACGGCTCCCGATGCCCTAGAACTGGGGATCATTGATGGTGTAGTGAAGGAGCCTTTGGGCGGTGCGCATATTCAGCCCGAAGCCATGGCCAAGGCCCTCAAAAAGCATTTGAAGAAAGAAATCAACGAGCTTAAGAAATTGAGCCCCGAAGAATTGGTGGCCCAAAGAATTGAGAAGTTTAGCGCGATGGGCCCCACAGAAACGATCAAAAAATAG
- a CDS encoding DUF2441 domain-containing protein produces MLMYHLSKREIRAGSQLTRGVYGERIRRDDFLKAAYASYLKEEIFEDIRQRYYPDAPSRFKAVFLFTDLTTAKAFWANQDHYQSYIYSVRLAEDAQPFVAEMELLRTDGLPYPDILERAHAYWQQKQQPESMSLEAICTGTVLVEELILPPSSIL; encoded by the coding sequence ATGTTGATGTATCATTTATCCAAAAGAGAAATACGAGCTGGTAGTCAATTGACCCGGGGCGTATATGGGGAGCGGATCCGCCGCGATGATTTTTTAAAGGCGGCCTATGCCAGCTACCTCAAAGAAGAGATATTTGAAGACATTCGGCAGCGGTATTATCCTGATGCGCCTTCTCGCTTTAAGGCCGTTTTTTTGTTTACAGATTTGACGACGGCCAAGGCTTTTTGGGCCAATCAGGACCATTATCAGTCTTATATTTATAGTGTTCGTTTGGCAGAAGATGCCCAGCCCTTTGTGGCCGAAATGGAGCTTTTGCGAACAGACGGACTCCCCTATCCCGATATTTTGGAACGAGCGCATGCCTACTGGCAGCAAAAACAACAGCCCGAATCAATGAGCCTAGAGGCCATTTGTACCGGTACTGTATTGGTGGAGGAGCTGATTTTGCCTCCTTCTTCTATCTTATAA